In Kryptolebias marmoratus isolate JLee-2015 linkage group LG4, ASM164957v2, whole genome shotgun sequence, the following proteins share a genomic window:
- the LOC108231256 gene encoding isotocin receptor, with translation MEELLREQDGWPRNGSWLNASRVNASHAGNATANPLKRNEEVAKVEVAVLVLVLLLALTGNLCVLWAIRSTKHGQSRMYYFMKHLSIADLVVAVFQVLPQLIWDITFRFYGPDLLCRLVKYVQVVGMFASTYMLVLMSVDRCLAICQPLRSVHKGKDRFCVIASWILSLVFSTPQVYIFSLREVGSGVYDCWGDFVEPWGAKAYITWMSLSIYILPVAILSVCYGLICFKIWQNINMKTRKEHFLALTPRPSKGAHPLSRVSSVRLISKAKIRTVKMTFVVVLAYIVCWTPFFFVQMWSAWDPAAPREDTAFIISMLLASLNSCCNPWIYMFFAGHLFQDLLRCFFCCCRRYLADSSCSCDHQCTHKSPSSTYVIKNAGSQRSLTHTSSMGGPAH, from the exons ATGGAGGAGCTTTTACGCGAGCAGGACGGCTGGCCCCGGAACGGCTCGTGGCTCAACGCGAGTCGCGTGAACGCCAGCCACGCCGGGAACGCCACGGCGAACCCTCTGAAACGGAACGAAGAAGTGGCCAAGGTGGAGGTGGCCGTGCTGGTGCTGGTGCTTCTGCTCGCTCTGACGGGCAACTTGTGCGTCCTGTGGGCCATCCGCAGCACCAAGCACGGCCAGTCCCGGATGTACTACTTCATGAAGCACCTGAGCATCGCAGACCTGGTGGTCGCCGTCTTCCAGGTTTTACCCCAGCTCATCTGGGACATCACCTTCCGCTTCTACGGACCCGACCTCCTCTGCAGGCTGGTCAAGTACGTGCAGGTCGTGGGGATGTTCGCCTCCACCTACATGCTCGTGCTGATGTCCGTCGACAGGTGCCTGGCGATCTGCCAGCCGCTTCGCTCCGTACACAAGGGCAAAGACCGCTTCTGCGTGATCGCCTCCTGGATCCTCAGCCTGGTCTTCAGCACCCCGCAGGTGTACATCTTCTCCCTGCGGGAGGTGGGGAGCGGCGTGTACGACTGCTGGGGGGACTTCGTGGAGCCGTGGGGCGCCAAAGCCTACATCACGTGGATGAGCCTCAGCATCTACATCCTGCCCGTGGCGATTCTGAGCGTCTGCTACGGCTTGATCTGCTTCAAGATATGGCAGAACATCAACATGAAAACCAGGAAAGAGCACTTCTTGGCTCTCACGCCGAGGCCGTCCAAAGGCGCGCATCCGCTGTCGCGCGTGAGCAGCGTCAGGCTCATCTCCAAAGCCAAAATCCGCACAGTCAAGATGACTTTTGTCGTGGTCCTGGCTTACATTGTGTGCTGGactccatttttctttgtccAGATGTGGTCTGCGTGGGACCCTGCCGCACCGAGAGAAG ACACGGCCTTCATCATCTCCATGCTTCTGGCCAGCCTGAACAGCTGCTGTAACCCCTGGATCTACATGTTCTTTGCTGGTCACCTCTTCCAGGACCTGCTGCGgtgcttcttctgctgctgcagacgtTATCTGGCCGACTCTTCCTGCAGCTGCGACCATCAGTGCACGCACAAGAGTCCTTCCTCCACCTACGTCATCAAGAACGCCGGCAGCCAGAGGAGCCTCACGCACACGTCCAGCATGGGGGGGCCGGCGCACTGA